The bacterium genome contains a region encoding:
- a CDS encoding C39 family peptidase encodes MSVKKTILVKFFIFIVALIIVLSRPLIIHALDLKSEWNYNTEIPLLNGVASSYSFILNDKIYLIGGAGAISLPVGYFSQLNSLGEILNWEELSSTPNIYWHSGANNNKYVYILGGARGLPSILLDEVVYAEIQSNGDITTWNTTQKLPLKLSFGSAFIFDNSVYYVGGSTNGENQASSRNEIYKSTISVDDGSLGEWTLAGTLPVRLQRFSLYVHNDKVAIIGGISNTGITNSVYLGTIDTNGLISSWITQPNLLFPNNRGSLTALNDNLVLIGGYSPSVTNKVVYAPILSNSSIGEWNESDAILPYTNCCSAVSTSGNYIYILGGHNGQNYTRNVLFNSSPTPLPTPIIPIMQVTNLKQYTGGWENDWYDHISGTIKQYGCALTSAVMVLQYHGHSISPDTLNDWLKTQSDGYIRNGLINWLAVSRYTKLNDSSSSPTLEYKRYTPTQENLDNELTNNRPAILKQPGHFVVATGKMHDGIYTINDPGYENRSDLSPYGNYSLAINSYTPTHSDLSYIMFTVDQHINLELLDSHGNPVESQSFIEEPINDLENTSNTSGEVLKVLIFEKPKGSSYTLNVSGASGSYELDSYMYSIDGNVTMNKFSGSLMGGDTDIYNIKFNSKSKVKLSIDGILLNLDNAYKNKLIKNKGIYQSIKMHIKFYQRFHSDNIIKFLIKHIKRLTPRFIDTTYSLNLRQDLTTLIK; translated from the coding sequence GTGAGTGTTAAAAAAACTATATTAGTTAAGTTTTTCATCTTCATTGTCGCACTGATAATTGTTTTGTCTAGACCTCTTATTATACACGCTCTAGATTTAAAATCTGAGTGGAATTACAATACAGAAATACCACTTTTAAACGGTGTGGCTAGTAGTTATTCATTCATTTTAAATGATAAGATTTATTTGATCGGAGGTGCTGGCGCAATATCACTTCCTGTGGGGTATTTTTCACAACTCAATTCATTGGGCGAAATTTTAAATTGGGAGGAGTTATCCAGTACCCCAAATATATATTGGCATTCAGGAGCGAATAATAATAAGTATGTATACATTCTTGGTGGGGCTCGTGGCTTACCCTCTATTTTACTGGACGAAGTAGTGTACGCTGAAATACAGAGCAACGGTGATATTACCACATGGAACACAACACAGAAACTACCATTGAAACTAAGTTTTGGATCAGCTTTTATCTTTGATAATAGCGTCTATTATGTAGGAGGTTCGACAAATGGCGAAAATCAAGCGAGCTCAAGAAATGAAATTTACAAGTCTACAATAAGTGTTGATGACGGTAGTTTAGGAGAATGGACGCTAGCAGGTACATTACCAGTTAGATTGCAAAGATTTTCACTTTATGTCCATAATGATAAGGTAGCAATCATTGGTGGTATTTCAAACACCGGCATAACTAACTCTGTTTATTTGGGCACAATTGACACAAATGGTCTAATATCTAGCTGGATCACGCAGCCAAACCTACTATTTCCTAACAATAGAGGTTCATTAACTGCACTTAATGATAACCTAGTACTGATTGGCGGTTATTCCCCCAGCGTAACAAATAAAGTTGTGTACGCACCCATATTAAGCAATTCGTCGATAGGTGAATGGAATGAGAGCGATGCAATCTTACCTTACACAAATTGTTGTTCTGCGGTCTCGACTAGCGGAAACTACATATACATTCTTGGCGGACATAATGGTCAGAATTATACGAGGAATGTTTTGTTTAACTCATCACCAACACCATTACCAACTCCAATTATCCCAATAATGCAGGTGACAAATTTAAAACAATATACTGGAGGTTGGGAGAATGACTGGTATGATCATATAAGTGGAACAATTAAACAATATGGTTGTGCACTAACTTCTGCCGTCATGGTTTTGCAATATCATGGTCATAGTATTTCTCCAGATACTCTAAATGACTGGCTAAAAACACAAAGTGATGGTTATATTAGAAATGGTTTAATTAATTGGCTTGCAGTTTCAAGATATACAAAATTGAATGATTCAAGTAGTTCACCAACTTTGGAATATAAGAGATATACTCCAACACAAGAAAATTTGGATAATGAATTAACCAATAACAGACCTGCAATTTTAAAACAACCTGGTCATTTTGTGGTAGCAACTGGAAAAATGCACGATGGAATTTATACTATTAATGACCCAGGGTATGAGAACAGGTCTGACCTGAGTCCATATGGTAATTATTCCTTGGCCATTAATTCATATACTCCAACACATTCTGATCTCTCATATATTATGTTTACTGTTGACCAACACATTAATCTGGAGCTACTTGACTCACATGGAAATCCTGTAGAAAGCCAGTCATTTATAGAAGAACCAATAAATGATCTTGAAAATACTAGTAACACCAGTGGAGAGGTTTTAAAGGTTTTAATTTTTGAAAAGCCTAAAGGTTCAAGTTATACACTTAATGTTAGTGGAGCTAGTGGATCATACGAATTGGATTCATATATGTATTCTATTGATGGCAATGTAACAATGAATAAATTTAGTGGTTCATTAATGGGCGGGGATACAGATATATACAACATCAAGTTTAATTCAAAAAGTAAAGTTAAACTTTCAATTGATGGAATATTACTTAATTTGGATAACGCATATAAAAACAAACTAATTAAAAATAAAGGAATTTACCAATCTATAAAAATGCATATTAAGTTTTATCAAAGGTTTCACTCAGACAATATTATTAAATTTTTGATTAAACATATAAAAAGACTTACACCAAGATTTATTGACACAACTTACTCACTAAACTTAAGGCAAGATTTAACTACTTTGATTAAATAA
- a CDS encoding IMP dehydrogenase: MAKLNDIQLALSYDDVLLVPQYSSINSRNEVSLKTKISNKVTLEIPLITANMSDVTDVKMATAIAKLGGLGVIPRFLPIEMQANEVFEVKKTSQIVGAAVGARNGIVERAESLVKAGVDILFIDVAHGHMQKNIDATKKLKQLFGNSVDIVSGNTATFEATDDLFKAGADCVKVGVGPGSICTTRIETGSGIPQITAILEAAKAARKHKKFIIADGGIKTSGDVVKALAAGASAVMAGSIFAGCDESPGKIVKIKGKKFKVYNASTSMAEKKRHFLFNKKEVESHYIKQIEGVESIVPYKGSLSSLVERYVANIRSGLSYSGAENINKLWQNSKFVRITSQGLKESGSHDVLLYNTR; this comes from the coding sequence GTGGCAAAATTAAATGACATACAACTTGCCCTTTCATACGATGATGTACTTCTGGTACCTCAATATTCAAGTATAAATAGTAGAAACGAAGTATCATTAAAAACCAAAATTAGTAACAAAGTTACATTAGAAATACCACTAATAACTGCAAATATGAGTGATGTTACTGACGTAAAAATGGCAACTGCCATTGCAAAACTTGGAGGTCTTGGAGTCATACCAAGATTTTTACCAATAGAAATGCAGGCAAACGAGGTTTTTGAGGTCAAAAAAACATCTCAAATTGTTGGTGCTGCAGTTGGAGCTAGAAATGGTATTGTTGAAAGGGCTGAAAGTTTAGTTAAAGCAGGCGTTGATATTTTGTTCATAGATGTAGCTCATGGCCATATGCAAAAAAATATAGATGCAACTAAAAAGTTAAAACAATTGTTTGGTAATTCAGTTGACATTGTATCAGGCAACACAGCAACTTTTGAAGCCACAGATGACCTTTTTAAGGCAGGTGCAGACTGTGTTAAAGTAGGAGTAGGACCAGGTTCTATTTGTACAACAAGAATTGAAACAGGGTCAGGTATACCTCAAATAACTGCAATTTTAGAAGCTGCCAAAGCTGCAAGGAAACATAAAAAATTTATAATTGCAGACGGTGGAATTAAAACTTCTGGAGATGTTGTTAAAGCCCTTGCTGCTGGTGCATCTGCAGTAATGGCAGGTAGTATTTTTGCAGGTTGTGATGAATCTCCTGGTAAGATTGTTAAAATTAAGGGCAAAAAATTCAAAGTTTACAATGCCTCTACTTCAATGGCTGAAAAGAAAAGGCATTTTTTATTTAACAAAAAAGAAGTTGAATCTCACTATATCAAACAAATTGAAGGAGTAGAGTCAATTGTCCCCTACAAAGGATCCCTTTCATCATTAGTAGAAAGATATGTTGCAAATATACGTTCCGGCCTAAGTTACTCTGGTGCAGAAAACATCAATAAGTTATGGCAGAACTCAAAATTTGTAAGAATAACCTCACAAGGACTAAAGGAAAGTGGCTCTCATGATGTGCTACTATACAACACACGTTAA
- the lepB gene encoding signal peptidase I: MLHKLGAFFMDILEVIVLAVGIFLIVYLLILRPHKIKGQSMHPTFPDGEYLLTEKVTYYRNDPQRGDVVVFKPPISDDEFIKRIIATPGDSVMVLNGRVFINDTELKEDYIKVNTNSSNFLAEGEKYTVPEGNYIVMGDNRPHSSDSRAWGPITKKAITGKAWLVYYPFNLAGTIKSPNY, from the coding sequence ATGCTACACAAACTTGGAGCCTTTTTTATGGATATTTTAGAAGTTATTGTCTTGGCTGTTGGTATTTTTTTGATTGTCTATCTTTTAATCTTAAGGCCTCACAAAATTAAGGGCCAATCAATGCACCCCACTTTTCCAGATGGTGAATACTTATTAACAGAAAAGGTTACATATTATAGAAATGACCCACAAAGGGGTGATGTTGTAGTTTTTAAACCACCTATCTCAGATGATGAGTTTATAAAAAGAATAATTGCAACCCCAGGAGACAGTGTTATGGTCTTAAATGGCAGAGTTTTTATAAATGACACTGAACTTAAAGAAGACTATATAAAAGTAAACACAAACTCTAGTAATTTTCTTGCTGAAGGAGAAAAATACACAGTACCAGAAGGGAATTATATTGTCATGGGTGACAATAGACCACACTCTTCAGACTCTAGGGCTTGGGGACCTATCACCAAAAAAGCTATAACAGGCAAAGCATGGTTGGTTTATTATCCATTTAACTTAGCAGGAACTATAAAATCTCCAAATTATTAA
- a CDS encoding ParB/RepB/Spo0J family partition protein — MAEEVIQLDINQLQPNPLQPRGAITPESLVDLVDSIREHGILEPLVAAKTPAGYQLIAGERRWRASKLAGLTHVPVIIRETTPKGMLEMAIVENVQRVDLNSLDRAKGFERLMDEFGLTTSEVAVRIGKSVAYVSNSLRLLTLPDALKDGLLSGLISEGHARALAAIDDTDLMVEAYKIILRESGSVRRAEELARRMKAQADQKPKANLPKMHIISEEIDKMRSDFEKALGEKHQVRLARSRRETRLTFVLKGSLDETESTLQLIYKAVAN; from the coding sequence ATGGCAGAAGAAGTAATTCAATTAGACATAAATCAACTTCAGCCCAACCCATTACAACCAAGAGGTGCAATTACTCCAGAAAGCTTAGTAGACTTAGTAGATTCAATTCGTGAGCATGGAATATTAGAACCTTTAGTTGCTGCCAAAACTCCTGCTGGATACCAATTAATTGCTGGAGAACGTAGATGGAGAGCTTCAAAGCTTGCAGGTTTGACCCACGTACCTGTCATTATTCGTGAAACAACCCCTAAAGGAATGCTTGAAATGGCAATAGTAGAGAATGTCCAGAGGGTTGATCTAAATTCCTTAGATCGTGCCAAAGGATTTGAGAGGTTAATGGATGAGTTTGGTTTAACAACATCAGAAGTAGCAGTCAGGATTGGTAAGTCAGTTGCCTACGTCAGCAACTCATTACGTTTACTGACACTACCAGACGCATTAAAAGATGGACTTCTTTCAGGACTTATCTCTGAAGGTCACGCAAGGGCCCTAGCAGCAATTGATGACACTGACTTGATGGTTGAAGCATATAAAATTATATTGCGTGAGTCAGGCTCAGTCAGAAGAGCTGAAGAACTAGCAAGAAGGATGAAAGCACAAGCAGACCAGAAGCCAAAAGCTAATCTACCTAAAATGCATATAATTTCTGAAGAAATAGACAAAATGAGATCAGATTTTGAAAAAGCACTTGGAGAAAAACATCAAGTTAGACTTGCAAGATCCAGACGTGAAACAAGACTTACCTTTGTGTTGAAAGGTTCATTAGATGAAACTGAAAGCACACTTCAATTAATCTATAAGGCAGTTGCAAATTAA
- a CDS encoding 50S ribosomal protein L27, with protein sequence MSTHKAAGKAKQHVSPAGKRLGTKVSGMQPVNSGEILVRQNGTKIGAGKNVKVGRNHTLYAVKTGVVKFTTKLGKKLVNIVTK encoded by the coding sequence ATGTCAACACACAAAGCCGCAGGAAAAGCAAAACAACACGTAAGCCCAGCAGGTAAAAGATTGGGTACAAAAGTTTCAGGTATGCAACCTGTTAACTCAGGTGAAATTTTAGTTCGCCAAAATGGTACAAAAATTGGAGCAGGAAAAAATGTCAAGGTAGGTAGAAATCATACCCTATATGCAGTCAAAACTGGTGTTGTTAAATTTACAACCAAATTAGGCAAAAAACTAGTTAATATAGTTACAAAATAA
- the rplU gene encoding 50S ribosomal protein L21 — MDKKILPADKSAVKFAVIRIGGKQYKVSEGQEVLVDKLTDTKKAEAEVLLVSDGDNVEIGTPVLEKAKVTLKVLTEVEKGEKVRVFKYKAKSRQRRHIGFRAQYTRLLVQKISN; from the coding sequence ATGGATAAGAAAATCTTGCCAGCAGATAAATCTGCAGTTAAATTTGCAGTTATCAGAATTGGTGGAAAACAATACAAAGTTTCTGAAGGCCAAGAAGTTTTGGTTGACAAATTGACAGATACAAAAAAAGCAGAAGCGGAAGTATTATTAGTTTCTGATGGAGACAATGTAGAAATTGGAACTCCAGTTTTAGAAAAAGCAAAAGTTACTTTGAAAGTTTTAACAGAAGTTGAAAAAGGTGAAAAGGTAAGAGTCTTTAAGTATAAAGCCAAATCAAGACAGAGAAGGCATATAGGATTTCGTGCTCAATACACCAGACTTTTAGTACAAAAAATATCAAACTAG
- a CDS encoding FtsW/RodA/SpoVE family cell cycle protein gives MKLDIYLILPVVLLLIFSYFILNSISPALFPSYFWYFGLGIIAFLFFSLFDFEVFSAFSKYLYIISILLLVVTLIIGQATRGTVRWIPIGGLSFQPSEIVRPFLLVFFANYLTYKKLDLKRIIHTLILMGIPLFLILVQPSLGVTALTAVGFLGLFLAADLNKKNFLYLGLIVVALIPLIYFSLAPYQKTRITSFLDPASDPLGVGYNAIQSTISVGSGMFFGRGLGKGVNTQLLFLPERHTDFIFASISEEMGFIGAFILLALTAVLFFRIVKYLDNPLNIPARIFLSGVFLTLFAQVFVHTGMNMGLLPITGVPYPLVSAGGSSLLATMITLGIVVGTKKL, from the coding sequence ATGAAGCTTGATATATATTTAATATTACCGGTTGTCTTACTTCTAATTTTTAGTTATTTTATTTTAAATTCCATAAGCCCCGCACTTTTCCCATCTTACTTTTGGTATTTTGGTCTGGGCATAATAGCATTTTTATTTTTCTCACTTTTTGATTTTGAAGTGTTTTCAGCTTTCTCTAAATATTTATATATTATTTCAATCTTACTGCTAGTAGTAACTTTAATAATAGGACAAGCTACGAGGGGAACAGTCAGATGGATACCAATAGGAGGCCTATCATTTCAACCATCGGAAATAGTTAGACCATTTTTACTTGTCTTTTTTGCAAACTATTTAACTTATAAAAAACTTGACTTAAAAAGAATAATTCATACCTTAATTTTGATGGGAATCCCTTTATTTTTAATTTTAGTTCAACCTTCATTAGGTGTTACTGCCTTAACTGCTGTGGGGTTCTTGGGACTTTTCTTGGCAGCTGATTTAAATAAGAAAAACTTTTTATATTTAGGATTAATTGTGGTTGCATTAATTCCACTCATTTACTTTTCATTGGCACCGTATCAGAAGACGAGAATAACTTCATTTCTTGACCCAGCAAGTGATCCTTTAGGTGTTGGCTATAATGCAATCCAGTCAACAATTTCAGTAGGTTCAGGAATGTTTTTTGGTAGGGGACTGGGTAAAGGGGTTAACACCCAATTATTGTTTTTACCAGAGAGACACACAGATTTTATATTTGCTTCCATTTCTGAGGAAATGGGATTTATTGGTGCATTTATATTATTAGCTTTAACAGCGGTGTTATTTTTTAGAATTGTTAAGTATTTAGATAATCCCCTAAATATCCCTGCAAGAATTTTTCTTTCTGGAGTTTTTTTGACACTGTTTGCACAGGTTTTTGTTCATACTGGTATGAATATGGGGTTATTACCCATAACAGGTGTGCCATATCCTTTAGTTTCAGCTGGTGGTTCTTCCCTACTTGCCACCATGATTACACTAGGTATTGTAGTTGGGACTAAAAAACTATAA
- the ileS gene encoding isoleucine--tRNA ligase, with protein sequence MQKLKNYFKAVEPKPDFPKMERELLDHWYNDGIVDKYLNRNKKSKKYFSFQDGPITANNPMGVHHAWGRTYKDLWPRFKSMQGFRQRHQNGFDCQGLWVEVEVEKEQGFKSKKDIEKFGVDKFVALCKERAKKYSGIQTEQSKRLGYFADWDHSYYTLSDDNNYMIWHFLKVVHQNGWLYKGKDSVPWCPRCETAISQHEMLTEDYKEAVHESIYMKFPIQETDENLLVWTTTPWTIPANIAVAVDKKLDYVLVEVNDEKLWLAEEAKERVLTGFEYKELKKVKGSKLVGLKYKGLFDDLPAVAKVAKESLGKFHTVVETIDLIMPITTTEGTGLVHTAVSAGTEDFKLGRKLGLPMIPVINDDASYMDGFGDLSGQNAKKHPELILEKMKENNFSFKIERYKHRYPACWRCKSELVWKVTDEWYIAMDKPSQNSLPSKSNLTLRERMKDTAKKITWIPEFGLKRELDWLDNMHDWLISKKNRYWGLALPIWECNKCGNFDVVGGKEELKERTVSGWDKFDGKSPHKPQIDEVKIKCLVCGEVTSRIEPVGNPWLDAGIVQFSTISENNKASNFEVTDTKPLYLTNKKEWEKWFPVDFITESFPGQFKNWFYSMIAMSTVLENKTPFKTVLGFATQLGEDGRAMHKSWGNAIEFNEAADKIGSDVMRWMFARQDPATNMLFGYRLADDTRRQFHLKIWNIYNFFITYANLDRFTPSKQHPKDAEGLSAIDRWILARLNETVNSVTENLEKFDPYNSSSSIDKFVDDLSVWYIRRSRDRRDDRFYNTTYQVLVILSKLLAPFVPFIADFIYTNLTKEESVHLSSWPESALLNNQDKDLLLEMNKVREMVEVGHSLRKENNVPVRQPLSQFLTTQKQFETEELEQLILDELNVKSIKYDQKENKLDLNITPELEEEAKARELIRKIQAARKDMGVEMDAKINLITSWVPKNKELKDWLIKKTLVVNITEGEFGVSLSDEA encoded by the coding sequence ATGCAAAAATTAAAAAATTATTTTAAAGCTGTTGAGCCAAAACCTGACTTTCCAAAGATGGAAAGAGAGCTCTTAGACCATTGGTATAATGACGGGATCGTTGATAAATATTTGAATAGAAATAAAAAGTCTAAAAAATATTTTTCCTTTCAGGATGGTCCAATAACTGCAAATAATCCAATGGGTGTTCACCATGCGTGGGGTAGGACCTATAAAGATCTATGGCCAAGGTTTAAAAGTATGCAGGGCTTTCGTCAAAGACATCAAAATGGTTTTGATTGCCAAGGTTTGTGGGTTGAAGTTGAAGTTGAAAAAGAACAAGGCTTTAAAAGTAAAAAAGATATTGAGAAATTTGGGGTAGATAAGTTTGTTGCACTTTGTAAAGAAAGGGCAAAAAAATATTCTGGAATTCAAACCGAACAAAGTAAACGATTGGGATATTTCGCGGATTGGGATCATTCGTATTACACGCTTTCAGACGACAACAATTATATGATTTGGCACTTCTTAAAAGTTGTTCATCAAAATGGTTGGCTTTATAAAGGTAAAGATTCAGTTCCTTGGTGTCCTAGATGTGAAACCGCAATATCACAACATGAAATGTTGACTGAAGATTATAAAGAAGCTGTACACGAGTCGATCTATATGAAATTTCCAATTCAGGAGACGGATGAAAATTTGCTTGTTTGGACTACAACCCCATGGACAATCCCTGCAAACATTGCGGTGGCGGTTGATAAAAAACTTGATTACGTATTAGTTGAAGTAAATGACGAAAAATTATGGCTTGCAGAAGAAGCAAAAGAAAGAGTCTTAACAGGTTTTGAATACAAAGAACTTAAAAAAGTTAAAGGCTCAAAACTGGTTGGTCTTAAATATAAGGGTCTTTTTGATGACTTGCCGGCAGTTGCTAAAGTTGCAAAAGAAAGTTTGGGTAAATTTCATACAGTGGTCGAGACGATTGACTTAATCATGCCTATTACTACTACTGAAGGAACAGGTTTAGTTCACACTGCAGTTTCGGCAGGAACGGAAGACTTTAAACTAGGTCGCAAACTAGGGCTACCAATGATTCCTGTAATTAACGACGATGCATCGTATATGGATGGTTTTGGAGATTTAAGTGGCCAAAATGCAAAAAAGCATCCCGAATTAATTTTAGAAAAGATGAAGGAAAATAATTTTTCTTTTAAGATTGAAAGATATAAACATAGATATCCGGCTTGTTGGAGATGTAAATCAGAACTTGTATGGAAAGTTACAGACGAGTGGTATATAGCCATGGACAAGCCTTCACAAAATTCTTTGCCTAGTAAATCAAACTTAACATTGAGGGAGAGAATGAAAGATACTGCTAAGAAAATTACTTGGATTCCTGAGTTTGGTTTAAAAAGAGAACTTGATTGGCTTGATAATATGCATGATTGGCTAATTAGTAAAAAGAATAGATACTGGGGTTTAGCACTTCCAATTTGGGAATGTAATAAATGTGGAAACTTTGATGTTGTTGGGGGGAAAGAAGAATTAAAAGAAAGAACAGTGTCAGGTTGGGATAAGTTTGACGGTAAGTCTCCTCACAAACCACAAATTGATGAGGTGAAAATAAAATGTTTAGTATGTGGTGAAGTTACATCAAGAATTGAGCCAGTGGGTAACCCTTGGTTAGACGCGGGGATTGTTCAGTTTTCAACAATCTCTGAAAACAATAAGGCCAGTAATTTTGAAGTCACTGATACAAAACCTCTTTATTTAACTAACAAGAAGGAGTGGGAAAAATGGTTTCCAGTTGATTTCATTACAGAAAGTTTTCCAGGACAATTTAAAAATTGGTTTTACTCAATGATTGCAATGAGCACTGTGTTGGAAAACAAAACCCCCTTTAAAACTGTTTTGGGCTTTGCAACCCAGCTTGGAGAAGATGGAAGGGCGATGCATAAATCGTGGGGGAATGCTATTGAATTTAATGAGGCTGCCGACAAAATCGGATCAGACGTTATGAGATGGATGTTTGCCAGACAAGATCCCGCTACTAATATGTTATTTGGCTATAGACTAGCCGATGACACTAGACGTCAGTTTCATTTAAAGATTTGGAATATCTATAACTTTTTTATAACTTATGCTAATTTGGATAGATTTACACCATCCAAACAACACCCCAAAGATGCTGAGGGCTTAAGTGCCATAGACCGTTGGATTTTAGCCAGATTGAATGAAACGGTAAATTCAGTTACTGAAAATTTAGAAAAATTTGATCCATATAATTCTAGTTCTTCAATTGATAAATTCGTTGATGATCTGTCAGTTTGGTATATCAGGAGGTCAAGAGATAGGAGGGACGATCGTTTTTATAATACTACTTATCAAGTTTTAGTTATATTATCTAAATTGCTAGCTCCCTTTGTACCATTTATCGCTGATTTCATATATACAAATTTAACTAAGGAGGAATCTGTGCATCTGTCTTCATGGCCAGAATCCGCACTATTGAATAATCAAGATAAGGACCTTCTATTGGAAATGAATAAGGTCAGGGAAATGGTTGAAGTGGGCCATAGTTTAAGAAAAGAAAATAATGTTCCAGTTAGGCAACCACTATCTCAATTTTTAACTACGCAGAAACAATTTGAGACAGAAGAACTAGAACAACTTATTTTGGATGAACTTAATGTTAAATCAATCAAATACGATCAAAAAGAAAATAAATTAGACCTAAATATTACCCCTGAACTTGAGGAAGAAGCAAAAGCAAGAGAACTTATTAGAAAAATACAGGCTGCTAGAAAAGATATGGGTGTGGAGATGGATGCTAAAATAAATTTGATTACTTCTTGGGTACCAAAAAATAAAGAGCTTAAGGATTGGTTAATTAAAAAGACACTTGTGGTTAATATTACTGAGGGTGAATTTGGTGTATCATTAAGCGATGAAGCTTGA
- the ftsZ gene encoding cell division protein FtsZ — MALVKPDSARIAKIKVIGVGGGGGNAVSSMVENGTISGVEFIVANTDSQVLLTNKAPTKIQIGEKITKGLGVGGNPEIGAQAAEESIEKLKELMIDTDMVFVTAGMGGGTGTGAAPVIARLAKESGALTVGIVTKPFAFEGTRRTVAAEEGIEKLREAVDTLIVIPNQRLMDVIDRKMSLVDAFKVVDSVLEQGVGGIAEIITTPGLVNVDFADVRAIMNQAGTALLGIGTGVGENRAQMAARAAVSSPLLDLSIEGARGVLFNIAGGKDLTMYEVDEAAKIISAAADQDANIIFGAVIKEGLSDQVRITVIATGFDETRSRIAQMRPTNIRPVVTGVVSEPVKQEEKNLDDLNQKLENDDDNEENNNNDDVFGEKFEIPAFLRKIH; from the coding sequence ATGGCTTTAGTAAAACCTGATTCTGCAAGAATCGCAAAAATCAAAGTGATTGGAGTTGGTGGTGGTGGTGGAAACGCTGTATCTTCAATGGTCGAGAATGGAACCATATCAGGTGTTGAGTTCATTGTTGCCAATACAGACTCACAAGTACTTCTAACAAATAAGGCTCCAACAAAGATTCAAATAGGTGAAAAAATAACTAAAGGGTTAGGTGTTGGTGGAAATCCAGAAATTGGAGCCCAAGCTGCAGAAGAATCAATCGAAAAATTAAAAGAATTAATGATTGATACTGATATGGTCTTTGTTACAGCTGGTATGGGTGGTGGGACAGGTACTGGAGCTGCTCCAGTAATTGCCAGACTTGCCAAGGAGTCAGGGGCATTAACTGTTGGAATTGTTACAAAACCATTTGCATTTGAAGGTACAAGAAGGACTGTGGCTGCAGAAGAAGGTATAGAAAAATTAAGAGAAGCAGTGGACACTTTGATTGTCATTCCAAACCAGAGGTTAATGGATGTTATAGACAGGAAGATGAGTTTAGTGGATGCATTTAAGGTTGTTGACTCAGTTCTTGAGCAGGGTGTTGGTGGTATTGCAGAAATAATTACAACCCCAGGACTTGTTAACGTCGATTTTGCAGACGTTCGTGCCATTATGAATCAGGCAGGAACTGCACTTTTGGGAATTGGTACAGGTGTTGGTGAAAATAGGGCCCAAATGGCAGCAAGGGCTGCAGTATCTTCACCACTTTTAGACCTTTCAATTGAAGGTGCAAGGGGAGTTCTATTTAATATTGCTGGTGGTAAAGACTTAACAATGTATGAGGTCGATGAGGCTGCAAAAATAATTTCAGCTGCAGCAGATCAAGATGCAAATATAATATTTGGTGCAGTAATTAAAGAAGGACTATCAGATCAAGTTAGAATCACAGTTATAGCTACAGGCTTTGATGAAACAAGATCTAGAATTGCACAGATGAGACCTACAAACATTAGACCAGTTGTTACAGGTGTTGTTTCAGAGCCAGTTAAGCAGGAAGAAAAAAATTTGGATGACTTAAACCAAAAGTTGGAAAATGATGATGATAATGAAGAAAACAACAATAATGATGATGTATTTGGAGAAAAATTTGAGATACCAGCATTCTTGCGCAAAATTCATTAA